A window of Tautonia plasticadhaerens contains these coding sequences:
- a CDS encoding PEP-CTERM sorting domain-containing protein (PEP-CTERM proteins occur, often in large numbers, in the proteomes of bacteria that also encode an exosortase, a predicted intramembrane cysteine proteinase. The presence of a PEP-CTERM domain at a protein's C-terminus predicts cleavage within the sorting domain, followed by covalent anchoring to some some component of the (usually Gram-negative) cell surface. Many PEP-CTERM proteins exhibit an unusual sequence composition that includes large numbers of potential glycosylation sites. Expression of one such protein has been shown restore the ability of a bacterium to form floc, a type of biofilm.): MQFETMAPRLSGGGTMSLVRALALAAVALAMAAAPRPSAADPFRFAQFDPLVGQDQNGQPIYNLSYRDSGSGGKELVTTSYPSGARAVVPVAFEFTAFDSILPAALQGRLDATLDIDIDLAPGISGTTRLSQAITSGTITVRLDSPYLGQDLLLKAVFTGGEITGRPGATAGLSDVSVTAGDAITFSSDFLDFSQATTEGITLDLNPLFPSLQKFGANSFRDFRATGSGQFSLDGRVTLQSVPEPSSIALLGLAGALGGPVALARLRRRR, encoded by the coding sequence ATGCAGTTTGAAACGATGGCCCCCCGCCTCAGCGGCGGGGGTACGATGTCCCTGGTCCGCGCCCTCGCCCTCGCGGCGGTCGCCCTGGCGATGGCCGCCGCCCCGAGGCCGTCGGCGGCCGATCCCTTCCGGTTCGCGCAGTTCGATCCCCTGGTCGGTCAGGACCAGAACGGTCAGCCGATCTACAACCTGAGCTATCGCGATTCCGGCTCCGGCGGCAAGGAGTTGGTGACCACCTCCTACCCGAGCGGCGCCCGGGCCGTGGTCCCGGTGGCCTTCGAGTTCACCGCCTTCGACTCGATCCTGCCCGCGGCCCTGCAAGGCAGGCTGGACGCGACGCTGGACATCGACATCGACCTGGCCCCCGGCATCTCGGGCACGACCCGGCTGTCGCAGGCCATCACGTCCGGGACGATCACCGTCCGCCTGGACTCCCCATACCTCGGCCAGGATCTGCTGCTGAAGGCCGTCTTCACCGGCGGAGAGATCACCGGCCGGCCCGGCGCCACAGCGGGCTTGTCCGACGTCTCCGTGACCGCCGGGGACGCAATCACCTTCTCCTCGGACTTCCTCGATTTCTCCCAGGCCACCACCGAGGGGATCACGCTCGACCTCAACCCCCTGTTCCCGAGCCTCCAGAAGTTCGGCGCCAACTCGTTCCGGGACTTCCGGGCGACCGGCTCGGGCCAGTTCTCGCTCGACGGCCGGGTCACCCTCCAGTCGGTCCCCGAGCCGTCGTCGATCGCTCTGCTCGGCCTGGCCGGCGCCCTCGGCGGGCCGGTCGCGCTGGCGCGGCTCCGACGACGGCGCTGA